In Numenius arquata chromosome 20, bNumArq3.hap1.1, whole genome shotgun sequence, the following proteins share a genomic window:
- the TMEM240 gene encoding transmembrane protein 240 isoform X1: protein MTASVFGNQTRVNVLFHHPELTRCLGYGLLQAIACLMDMNALLDRFHNYILPHLRGEDRVCHCNCGRHHVHYVIPYDGDQSVVDSSENYFVTDNVTKQEIDLMLGLLLGFCISWFLVWMDGVLHYAVRAWRTSRRYDNSWSWIPKFCNLKEFRKRHHRQYEEATGNMVHIKQKLYHNGHPSPRHL, encoded by the exons ATGACTGCTTCAGTCTTTGGCAATCAAACTAGAGTCAATGTTTTATTCCATCATCCAGAGTTGACCAGATGCCTTGGTTATGGGCTCTTACAGGCAATAGCTTGCTTGATGGACATGAATGCGTTGTTGGACAGATTTCACAATTACATCTTACCGCATCTGAGAGGGGAAGACCGAGTTTGCCACTGCAACTGTGGGAG GCATCATGTCCATTACGTCATTCCATATGACGGGGATCAGTCAGTGGTGGACTCCTCGGAGAATTACTTTGTGACTGACAATGTAACCAAGCAAGAGATTGATCTGATGCTGGGACTTTTGCTGGGCTTTTGTATAAGCTGGTTTCTGGTGTGGATGGATGGGGTTCTCCACTATGCAGTGCGAGCCTGGAGAACCAGCCGACGGTATG ACAACTCCTGGTCTTGGATTCCAAAGTTTTGTAACTTAAAGGAGTTCAGAAAACGTCATCACAGGCAGTACGAGGAGGCGACTGGGAACATGGTGCACATCAAACAGAAGCTGTACCATAACGGGCACCCGAGCCCACGGCACCTCTGA
- the TMEM240 gene encoding transmembrane protein 240 isoform X2 yields MSMNANTMIFMILGASIVMAIACLMDMNALLDRFHNYILPHLRGEDRVCHCNCGRHHVHYVIPYDGDQSVVDSSENYFVTDNVTKQEIDLMLGLLLGFCISWFLVWMDGVLHYAVRAWRTSRRYDNSWSWIPKFCNLKEFRKRHHRQYEEATGNMVHIKQKLYHNGHPSPRHL; encoded by the exons ATGTCCATGAATGCAAACACCATGATTTTCATGATCCTGGGCGCCTCTATCGTTATG GCAATAGCTTGCTTGATGGACATGAATGCGTTGTTGGACAGATTTCACAATTACATCTTACCGCATCTGAGAGGGGAAGACCGAGTTTGCCACTGCAACTGTGGGAG GCATCATGTCCATTACGTCATTCCATATGACGGGGATCAGTCAGTGGTGGACTCCTCGGAGAATTACTTTGTGACTGACAATGTAACCAAGCAAGAGATTGATCTGATGCTGGGACTTTTGCTGGGCTTTTGTATAAGCTGGTTTCTGGTGTGGATGGATGGGGTTCTCCACTATGCAGTGCGAGCCTGGAGAACCAGCCGACGGTATG ACAACTCCTGGTCTTGGATTCCAAAGTTTTGTAACTTAAAGGAGTTCAGAAAACGTCATCACAGGCAGTACGAGGAGGCGACTGGGAACATGGTGCACATCAAACAGAAGCTGTACCATAACGGGCACCCGAGCCCACGGCACCTCTGA